A window from Vigna angularis cultivar LongXiaoDou No.4 chromosome 7, ASM1680809v1, whole genome shotgun sequence encodes these proteins:
- the LOC108337591 gene encoding probable WRKY transcription factor 40, with amino-acid sequence MLVQVLNTAVIMDVKVESLKSELKRVREENNTLRVMFEVLSSKYTKLESHLQEINKEQHKGMSSNQIGSVTEPILDVNNRRRLEFPTAKKPLQIFVRTHPMDDSLIVKDGYQWRKYGQKVTKDNASPRAYFRCSMAPICPAKKKVQRCLHDKSILVATYDGEHNHGALHEPSSSTPRGSSVANQLPSIANDKEAMNILALSGLSQTDRRHGEVMNQHNYDTNIKVEEYVSSLIKDPDFTMSLAEAVARTITGELKQQDINLNLNIPEE; translated from the exons ATGCTCGTTCAAGTCCTCAACACAGCAGTCATAATGGATGTAAAG GTGGAAAGTCTTAAATCTGAGTTAAAGAGAGTGAGAGAAGAGAATAACACTCTAAGAGTGATGTTTGAAGTTCTAAGCAGCAAGTACACAAAGCTTGAGTCCCATCTTCAAGAGATAAACAAGGAACAACACAAGGGCATGAGTTCAAATCAAATAGGATCAGTAACCGAACCTATCTTGGATGTGAACAACAGACGGAGACTAGAGTTTCCCACAGCAAAAAAACCACTACAAATCTTTGTCAGAACACACCCCATGGATGATAGTTTG ATAGTAAAAGATGGATATCAGTGGAGAAAGTATGGACAAAAGGTCACCAAAGACAATGCTTCACCAAGAGCTTACTTCAGGTGCTCCATGGCTCCCATTTGCCCAGCCAAAAAGAAG GTGCAAAGATGTTTACATGATAAGTCTATCCTTGTTGCAACTTATGATGGAGAGCACAACCATGGTGCTCTTCATGAGCCATCTTCATCCACACCTAGAGGCTCATCAGTGGCCAACCAGTTGCCTAGCATAGCAAATGACAAAGAAGCAATGAACATTTTGGCTCTTTCTGGATTGTCTCAAACAGATAGAAGACATGGTGAAGTAATGAATCAACATAACTATGACACCAACATCAAAGTTGAAGAATATGTAAGTTCTCTAATCAAAGATCCTGACTTCACCATGTCATTAGCTGAAGCAGTTGCCCGCACCATCACTGGCGAGCTCAAGCAGCAAGATATAAACCTCAATTTGAATATTCCGGAAGAGTGA